Proteins from a single region of Catenulispora acidiphila DSM 44928:
- a CDS encoding FtsK/SpoIIIE domain-containing protein, with protein sequence MFRTVHGDASSADKATRKVGGVYVREPVFEVPVWWLAIRRFFGFFGLAGRKAAKHPVLSSLIALAAWLRIALGSSAFGWLLVGVLLTLSAWAVLHWASFERMVRFPVVSAWRRWFVYERRWHATMAVCGLAVLYGDLEYVPSLRQVRSTRFVDRVIVDMVSGQIPEQWENQAPALAHTFGALSCRVRTVKPRRIALEFMHADPLAATVKPGQLDTDDESHSVDRMPVNLAALPLGVCADGQPWTLRLTTHVLIAGASEAGKGSVVWALLRALGPAIRTGYVAPWVLDPKGGMELSFGEPLFQRFEADSYEGMARMLEDAADLMDRRTRLLRGVARQHIPTPDEPLVLVVVDEMADLTSYCPDRAIRQRIASALSRLLSKGRAAAVHVVAALQDPRKDVLPFRDLFPVRICLRVTEASHVDMVLGDGARDRGATCDLIDPELAGVGFVTVAGVREPVRVRATYHSDSDIAAMVERFKPLIHDAIPAQRSHDLDGKEVDKL encoded by the coding sequence ATGTTCCGCACGGTGCATGGGGATGCTTCCTCGGCGGACAAGGCAACGCGCAAGGTCGGCGGTGTCTATGTCCGTGAGCCGGTTTTCGAAGTCCCCGTTTGGTGGCTGGCGATTCGGCGTTTCTTCGGGTTCTTCGGCCTGGCTGGTCGCAAGGCGGCCAAGCATCCGGTCCTGTCGAGTCTGATCGCTCTGGCCGCATGGCTGCGGATCGCCCTCGGATCGTCGGCCTTCGGCTGGCTCCTGGTCGGCGTGCTGCTGACGCTGAGCGCTTGGGCGGTCCTGCACTGGGCGAGCTTCGAGCGCATGGTCCGGTTCCCGGTCGTGAGCGCGTGGCGACGTTGGTTTGTCTACGAGCGGCGTTGGCACGCGACTATGGCCGTCTGTGGCCTGGCCGTCTTGTACGGAGATCTGGAGTACGTCCCGAGCCTGCGCCAGGTCCGATCTACGCGCTTCGTCGATCGCGTCATCGTCGACATGGTGTCGGGTCAGATCCCTGAGCAGTGGGAGAACCAGGCTCCGGCGTTGGCGCACACATTCGGGGCGCTGTCGTGTCGTGTGCGGACGGTGAAGCCTCGGCGGATCGCGCTGGAGTTCATGCACGCCGATCCGCTGGCGGCAACGGTCAAGCCAGGTCAGCTCGACACCGACGACGAGTCGCACTCAGTAGACCGCATGCCGGTCAACCTGGCCGCACTCCCCCTCGGCGTCTGCGCCGATGGTCAGCCGTGGACTCTGCGACTCACCACGCATGTCCTCATAGCCGGCGCCTCTGAGGCGGGCAAGGGCTCGGTCGTCTGGGCACTGCTGCGGGCCCTGGGACCCGCGATCAGAACCGGATACGTGGCGCCCTGGGTCCTCGACCCCAAGGGCGGGATGGAGCTCTCGTTTGGCGAGCCGCTGTTCCAGCGCTTCGAGGCTGACTCGTACGAGGGCATGGCGCGCATGCTCGAAGACGCGGCCGATCTCATGGACAGGCGGACCCGTCTCCTCCGGGGCGTGGCTCGTCAGCACATCCCGACGCCCGATGAGCCTCTGGTCCTGGTGGTCGTCGACGAAATGGCCGACCTGACTTCGTACTGCCCTGACCGCGCCATCCGTCAGCGCATCGCCTCGGCGCTGTCTCGCCTGCTGTCCAAGGGCCGTGCGGCGGCGGTGCATGTGGTCGCTGCCTTGCAGGACCCGCGCAAGGACGTGCTTCCGTTCCGCGACCTGTTCCCGGTCCGCATCTGCCTCCGAGTCACCGAAGCATCCCACGTGGACATGGTGCTCGGGGACGGCGCCAGGGATCGCGGTGCGACCTGCGACCTGATCGACCCAGAGCTTGCCGGCGTCGGCTTCGTGACTGTGGCAGGCGTCCGGGAGCCGGTCAGAGTCCGGGCGACCTACCACAGTGACAGCGACATCGCCGCCATGGTCGAGCGGTTCAAGCCACTCATCCACGACGCGATTCCCGCACAGCGGTCCCACGATCTCGATGGGAAGGAGGTCGACAAGCTGTGA
- a CDS encoding replication initiator: MPLARKVLEESAIKHGVCIRPVPLRRVDLATGEEQIIDIPCGATLSSVCPPCAEAKRQLRIDQCRTGWHLEQEPDFTPDPATDEQHLLVQLRSQAQKSLDDSDDSEVAEWEETVSEINTELAATGVRGRLGVEKAARRVRSTRRRQDASELPRRPVSTRTVGKVYESASGKKFRPSMFLTLTLDSYGRVTKDGTPVQPAAYDYQRAARDAIHFAKLVDRFVQNLRRFVGFDVQYFAAVEPQRRLAPHLHMAIRGTISRAELREVIAATYHQVWWPPTDEPVYVDQLPEWHDGTGAYVDATTGEILPTWDQALDEIGPDDEPSHVARFGRQFDAQGVLAGTKDANRTIGYLAKYVTKSVDECHEAATDDQRDHVSRLVEALRYEPCSPTCANWLRYGVQPKNPRPGLHPGACRGKAHKPTHLGYGGRRVLVSRKWSGKTLTDHKTDRKNWVTEILGVEPQMPTPGRFSFEYVSRDDAKLKPLTVRLMHRIADRVTWRAQLDAARNGPRSPADLSATAGRSS, translated from the coding sequence ATGCCGCTGGCTCGCAAGGTCCTGGAAGAGTCGGCGATCAAGCATGGCGTCTGCATCCGGCCAGTCCCGCTGCGACGCGTCGACCTCGCGACCGGCGAAGAACAGATCATAGACATCCCATGCGGCGCGACCCTTTCGAGCGTCTGCCCGCCGTGTGCGGAGGCCAAGCGGCAGCTTCGGATCGATCAGTGCCGTACCGGCTGGCACCTGGAGCAGGAGCCTGACTTCACTCCCGATCCGGCGACCGACGAACAGCACCTCCTCGTTCAGCTCCGCTCGCAAGCTCAGAAGTCCCTCGACGACTCGGACGACTCCGAGGTGGCCGAGTGGGAAGAGACCGTCTCCGAGATCAACACAGAACTGGCGGCGACCGGCGTCCGCGGCCGACTGGGCGTCGAGAAGGCAGCCCGGCGTGTCCGATCCACGCGGCGCCGTCAGGACGCGTCGGAGCTCCCGAGGCGTCCCGTAAGTACGCGGACAGTCGGCAAGGTCTACGAATCGGCCAGCGGAAAGAAGTTCCGTCCGTCGATGTTCCTGACCCTCACGCTCGACAGCTACGGCAGGGTCACCAAGGACGGGACACCGGTCCAGCCGGCCGCCTACGACTACCAGCGGGCTGCCCGCGACGCGATCCACTTCGCGAAGCTCGTCGACCGCTTCGTTCAAAACCTCCGTCGCTTCGTCGGCTTCGATGTACAGTACTTCGCGGCCGTCGAGCCACAGCGCCGGTTAGCGCCCCACCTGCACATGGCGATCCGCGGCACCATCTCCCGAGCCGAGCTCCGCGAGGTCATCGCCGCGACCTATCACCAAGTGTGGTGGCCGCCGACCGATGAGCCGGTGTACGTCGACCAGCTGCCGGAGTGGCATGACGGCACTGGCGCCTACGTCGACGCGACGACCGGCGAGATCCTGCCCACCTGGGATCAGGCTCTCGACGAGATCGGCCCGGACGACGAACCGTCGCACGTAGCTCGCTTCGGGAGGCAGTTCGACGCGCAAGGCGTCCTAGCCGGTACGAAGGATGCGAACCGCACGATCGGCTACCTGGCCAAATACGTGACCAAGAGTGTCGACGAGTGCCACGAAGCGGCCACCGACGATCAGCGGGACCACGTCTCACGCCTCGTCGAAGCACTTCGTTACGAACCATGCTCACCGACCTGCGCGAACTGGCTCCGCTACGGCGTTCAGCCGAAGAACCCTCGTCCTGGTCTCCACCCGGGCGCCTGTCGCGGCAAGGCACACAAGCCGACTCACCTCGGCTACGGCGGACGTCGCGTCCTGGTCTCCCGCAAGTGGTCCGGAAAGACACTCACCGACCACAAGACGGATCGTAAGAACTGGGTGACCGAAATCCTGGGCGTCGAGCCTCAGATGCCGACGCCAGGTCGCTTCTCGTTCGAGTACGTCTCGCGCGACGACGCCAAGCTCAAGCCGCTGACGGTCCGCCTCATGCACCGCATCGCAGACCGCGTCACCTGGCGAGCCCAGCTCGACGCAGCGCGCAACGGTCCACGATCTCCGGCAGATCTTTCGGCAACAGCAGGGAGGTCGTCGTGA
- a CDS encoding excisionase family DNA-binding protein: MSQTRDRLLTVDQAADRLNTGPRFVRRLIAERRITYVRVGRHVRIPESAIENYVQAGTVAPIANRRRAA, from the coding sequence GTGAGCCAGACCAGAGACCGGCTCCTCACCGTCGACCAAGCAGCCGATCGGCTCAACACCGGCCCGCGTTTCGTCCGTCGCCTCATCGCCGAACGACGCATCACCTACGTCCGTGTGGGACGCCACGTCCGTATCCCCGAGTCCGCCATTGAGAACTACGTCCAGGCGGGAACCGTCGCACCGATCGCCAACCGAAGGAGGGCCGCGTAA